Proteins from a single region of Macrotis lagotis isolate mMagLag1 chromosome 2, bilby.v1.9.chrom.fasta, whole genome shotgun sequence:
- the LOC141513386 gene encoding olfactory receptor 6K6-like — translation MENKNQTVVIEFLFTAFPHFKEGGFLFFILLLFIYLFIIIGNFMVFAVVILDSRLHTPMYFFIGVLAFLEIWYTTTTIPKMLTNLISEQKTISIAGCLLQMYFFHSTGITEAYLLTTMAVDRYLAICYPLRYSTIMTSQLYILLTLGCCFLGFFTPLPKIAWISTLPFCGPNQINNIFCDFDPILNLACVDRGSIVFIKVMDIVHAMDIILAITLVTLAYIQIIGVILKIQSSEGRHKAFSTCASHLAIFLIFFGSVALMYLRFNAKYSFFWDTTFSLMYAVLSPFFNPIIYSLRNKEIKKAIQKYMCQRLSHAMPFS, via the coding sequence ATGGAGAATAAGAACCAGACGGTGGTTATTGAATTTCTCTTCACTGCATTCCCTCATTTCAAGGAGggtggttttcttttcttcatcctccTGCTCTTCATTTACCTCTTCATCATCATAGGCAACTTCATGGTCTTTGCTGTTGTCATTCTAGACTCTCGTCTCCACACACCCATGTACTTCTTCATTGGTGTCCTTGCTTTCCTGGAGATTTGGTATACCACAACCACCATCCCAAAGATGCTCACCAATCTCATAAGTGAGCAGAAAACCATCTCTATTGCTGGTTGCCTCCTGCAGATGTATTTCTTCCATTCCACTGGTATCACTGAAGCTTACCTCTTGACCACCATGGCTGTGGATAGATATCTGGCCATCTGCTACCCTCTCCGTTATTCAACCATCATGACTTCACAGCTTTATATTCTACTAACCTTGGGCTGTTGTTTCTTAGGTTTCTTTACTCCACTCCCTAAAATTGCTTGGATTTCTACATTACCATTTTGTGGTCCAAACCAAATTAACAACATCTTCTGTGACTTTGACCCCATATTGAACCTAGCTTGTGTAGATAGAGGCTCTATTGTCTTCATTAAGGTCATGGATATAGTCCATGCCATGGATATTATCTTAGCTATTACTCTAGTAACTTTGGCCTACATCCAGATAATTGGGGTGATTCTAAAGATCCAGTCATCTGAGGGGCGTCACAAGGCCTTTTCCACCTGTGCCTCCCATCTTGctattttcttgatcttttttgggAGTGTAGCCCTCATGTACCTGCGTTTCAATgccaagtattcttttttttgggacACTACCTTTAGTCTGATGTATGCTGTGTTATCGCCTTTCTTCAACCCTATTATTTATAGCCTGAGAAACAAGGAGATAAAGAAAGCCATCCAAAAATATATGTGTCAAAGATTGTCGCATGCTATGCCTTTTAGTTAA